In a genomic window of Bradyrhizobium sp. LLZ17:
- the fabF gene encoding beta-ketoacyl-ACP synthase II, with protein MRRIVVTGMGAVSPLACGVELSWRRLLAGQSGLRRLPDWSQALPARIAGLVPDKADDADGGFDPAQAVAPKDQRKMDRFILFALLATAEAVAQAKWMPQDASARERTATIIGSGVGGFPAMAEAVRITEQRGARRLSPFTIPSFLANLAAGHVSIKYGYKGALGTPVTACAAGVQAIGDAARMIRAGEIDVAICGGAEACIDIVSLGGFAAARALSSGFNDEPARASRPFDRDRDGFVMGEGAGILVIEELEHALARGASPIAEIVGYGTTADAYHMTSGPPDGDGARRAMEIALRQANLAPAEVQHLNAHATSTPAGDASELGAIAALFGRDRSIAVSATKSATGHLLGAAGGLEAIFTVLALRDQIAPPTLNLEHPDPGAEGLDIVSAAARPMPMQHAISNGFGFGGVNASVIFRRLA; from the coding sequence ATGCGTCGTATCGTCGTGACGGGAATGGGCGCGGTATCGCCGCTCGCCTGCGGTGTCGAATTGTCCTGGCGCCGGCTGCTCGCCGGTCAAAGCGGGCTGCGACGCCTGCCCGACTGGTCGCAGGCGCTGCCGGCGCGCATTGCCGGCCTCGTGCCCGACAAGGCCGATGATGCGGACGGCGGCTTCGACCCGGCGCAGGCGGTCGCACCAAAAGACCAGCGCAAGATGGATCGCTTCATCCTGTTCGCGCTGCTCGCGACCGCAGAGGCCGTGGCACAGGCCAAATGGATGCCGCAGGACGCAAGCGCGCGGGAACGGACCGCGACCATCATCGGCTCCGGTGTCGGCGGCTTCCCGGCGATGGCGGAAGCCGTGCGCATCACCGAGCAGCGCGGCGCGCGCCGGCTGTCGCCGTTCACGATCCCCTCGTTCCTCGCTAATCTCGCCGCCGGCCACGTCTCGATCAAATACGGCTACAAGGGCGCGCTGGGCACGCCGGTCACGGCTTGTGCCGCCGGCGTCCAGGCGATCGGCGATGCCGCGCGCATGATCCGCGCCGGCGAAATCGACGTCGCGATCTGCGGCGGCGCGGAAGCCTGCATCGACATCGTCAGTCTCGGCGGCTTTGCGGCGGCACGTGCGCTGTCGAGCGGATTCAACGACGAGCCCGCGCGCGCCTCGCGCCCGTTCGATCGCGACCGCGACGGTTTTGTCATGGGCGAAGGCGCCGGCATTCTGGTGATCGAGGAGCTGGAACATGCGCTTGCGCGCGGCGCCAGCCCGATCGCCGAGATTGTCGGCTACGGCACCACCGCGGATGCCTATCACATGACATCGGGTCCGCCGGATGGCGATGGCGCCCGCCGCGCCATGGAGATTGCGCTCCGGCAGGCGAACCTTGCGCCCGCCGAGGTGCAGCACCTGAATGCACATGCGACTTCGACGCCGGCCGGCGACGCGAGCGAGCTCGGCGCTATCGCCGCGCTGTTCGGCCGTGACCGCAGCATCGCGGTGAGTGCGACCAAATCGGCAACCGGCCATCTGCTCGGCGCCGCCGGAGGCCTCGAGGCAATCTTTACCGTCCTCGCTTTGCGCGACCAGATCGCTCCTCCGACGCTCAACCTTGAACACCCGGATCCGGGTGCCGAGGGCCTGGACATCGTCTCTGCTGCGGCCCGGCCGATGCCGATGCAGCACGCCATCTCGAACGGATTTGGCTTTGGCGGAGTGAATGCCAGCGTAATCTTTCGCCGGTTAGCCTGA
- a CDS encoding LysE family translocator gives MIETDFWLFLAAALVIAAIPGPGIFCVAARTLSEGRTSGFASTAGTALGGLVHVVAGSVGISAIILASAELFTAVKFVGALYLVWLGIKTFRNAGRALSLESEAVGDKRAFRDGVLVEALNPKTAAFFLAFIPQFLDPAAANPTLQFIVLGAISVTLNTFADVVVVLMASATRTQLVGRPHLMRRLTQGSGVFIAGLGLSLALARRPANG, from the coding sequence ATGATCGAAACCGATTTCTGGCTATTCCTGGCGGCCGCACTCGTCATCGCTGCCATCCCCGGTCCGGGCATTTTCTGCGTCGCGGCACGGACCTTGTCGGAAGGGCGGACAAGCGGATTTGCCTCGACCGCAGGCACGGCGCTCGGCGGGCTGGTTCACGTGGTGGCGGGCAGCGTCGGCATCTCCGCGATTATTCTCGCGAGCGCCGAACTGTTCACGGCCGTGAAGTTCGTGGGCGCGCTGTATCTGGTCTGGCTCGGCATCAAGACCTTCCGCAACGCCGGTCGCGCGCTGTCGCTCGAGAGCGAAGCCGTTGGCGACAAGCGCGCCTTCCGCGACGGCGTGCTGGTCGAAGCGCTGAACCCGAAGACCGCGGCGTTCTTCCTGGCGTTCATTCCGCAGTTTCTCGATCCGGCGGCAGCGAACCCCACGCTGCAATTCATCGTGCTCGGCGCGATCTCGGTGACGCTGAACACGTTCGCCGACGTCGTTGTGGTGCTGATGGCGTCGGCGACGCGCACCCAGCTGGTCGGAAGGCCGCACCTGATGCGGCGCCTCACGCAGGGCTCCGGCGTTTTCATCGCGGGCCTCGGCCTGTCGCTCGCTTTGGCGCGGCGGCCGGCAAATGGCTAA
- a CDS encoding alpha/beta fold hydrolase, whose translation MRLHYADWGNAGAPVAILVHGGRDHCRSWDVIARSLQPHFHVIAPDLRGHGDSDWTRGGSYALTEYVYDLIQLVRHIAAPQVTLIGHSMGGMVSLIFSGSFPEQVAKLVVLDGVTMLPDAPRAPTHERISKWVGQLDKLHVRTPRRYSTLEAAAAQMVLHNKRLSRDLALHLATHGSRQNEDGSYSWKFDPYQRASAPHRLWPDDHVALWSRIACPTLLLNAGESFLAGPKAAGLERYFQQAHIETIAGAGHWLQHDKPQEVLDEIRRFLGLGKDAAG comes from the coding sequence CTGCGGCTGCACTATGCCGATTGGGGCAATGCGGGAGCGCCGGTCGCCATCCTGGTTCACGGCGGCCGCGATCATTGCCGGAGCTGGGATGTCATCGCCCGGTCGTTGCAGCCACATTTTCACGTGATCGCACCCGACCTGCGCGGCCACGGCGATTCCGACTGGACCAGAGGCGGCAGCTACGCGCTGACCGAGTATGTGTACGATCTCATCCAGCTCGTACGCCACATCGCGGCGCCTCAAGTGACACTCATCGGCCATTCCATGGGCGGCATGGTGAGCCTGATTTTTTCTGGATCGTTCCCCGAGCAGGTCGCAAAGCTGGTCGTGCTCGACGGCGTGACCATGCTGCCGGACGCGCCCAGAGCGCCAACGCATGAACGCATCAGCAAATGGGTCGGCCAGTTGGACAAACTGCACGTCCGCACGCCGCGCCGCTATTCGACTCTCGAAGCTGCGGCCGCTCAGATGGTGCTTCACAACAAGCGACTGTCCCGCGACCTCGCGCTGCATCTTGCAACGCACGGCTCGCGACAGAACGAGGACGGCAGCTATAGCTGGAAGTTCGATCCCTACCAGCGCGCCTCCGCGCCGCATCGGCTCTGGCCTGACGATCACGTCGCGCTGTGGTCGCGCATCGCTTGCCCGACGCTGCTGCTCAATGCCGGCGAAAGCTTTCTCGCGGGACCCAAAGCGGCAGGCCTGGAACGCTATTTCCAGCAGGCGCACATCGAGACCATCGCTGGCGCCGGGCACTGGCTGCAGCATGACAAGCCGCAAGAGGTGCTGGATGAGATCCGGCGGTTTCTCGGGCTGGGCAAGGACGCTGCGGGCTAG
- a CDS encoding 4-(cytidine 5'-diphospho)-2-C-methyl-D-erythritol kinase encodes MPALMEEGRAKVNLSLRVVGRRADGYHDLESVVAFADCADRLTLEPGGELKLTTTGPLAAACGDTTDNLVFKAAKLLAEAVPNLKLGAFALDKVLPVAAGIGGGSADAAAALRLLARLNNLSLDDPRLQRVALATGADVPVCLFSRACDMTGVGEQLLPLALPSMPCVMVNPRVPVATKDVFKALGLRNGDLLVGATSVLEAPAWPEEGASIADWVDVLETVPNDLEAPALRIEPVIGDVLEALRDSRGVKLARMSGSGATCFAIFGAPTDAHAAAEKIRRDHSGWWVHAGTLS; translated from the coding sequence ATGCCGGCGTTGATGGAAGAGGGACGCGCGAAGGTCAATTTGAGCCTTCGCGTCGTCGGCCGTCGTGCCGACGGCTATCATGATCTCGAAAGCGTGGTCGCGTTCGCAGATTGCGCCGACCGGCTCACGCTGGAGCCGGGTGGCGAGCTGAAGCTCACCACCACGGGACCGCTCGCGGCGGCCTGCGGCGACACCACCGACAATCTCGTGTTCAAGGCCGCCAAGCTTTTGGCAGAGGCGGTGCCGAACCTGAAATTGGGCGCCTTCGCGCTCGACAAGGTGCTGCCGGTCGCAGCCGGCATCGGCGGTGGTTCAGCCGATGCGGCGGCGGCGTTGCGGTTGCTGGCGCGTCTCAACAATCTGTCGCTCGATGATCCCCGCCTGCAGCGGGTCGCGCTCGCGACCGGTGCCGACGTGCCGGTGTGTCTGTTCTCGCGCGCCTGCGACATGACAGGGGTCGGCGAGCAGCTATTGCCGCTGGCGCTGCCGAGTATGCCCTGCGTCATGGTCAATCCGCGCGTGCCGGTCGCGACCAAGGACGTGTTCAAGGCGCTCGGCCTGCGCAATGGCGACCTGCTGGTCGGCGCCACCTCCGTCCTTGAGGCCCCCGCTTGGCCGGAGGAAGGCGCCTCCATTGCCGACTGGGTCGACGTTCTCGAAACCGTCCCGAACGATCTCGAAGCGCCCGCGCTGCGCATCGAACCGGTGATCGGCGATGTGCTGGAAGCTCTGCGCGACTCCCGCGGTGTCAAGCTCGCCCGCATGTCCGGCTCGGGTGCGACCTGCTTTGCGATTTTCGGCGCGCCCACCGATGCGCATGCCGCTGCCGAGAAGATTCGCCGGGACCACTCCGGGTGGTGGGTGCATGCGGGGACGTTGAGTTAG
- a CDS encoding tetratricopeptide repeat protein: protein MFSNRFNRWTVAAIALMGTALATVPGGVRAQTPDHPADTAAQFPTRNDLKALTTSGSYLAARHASVERDAASAAAFYRSALRSDPKNNELLDRAFISSVADGDIDEAVKLAERILTIDKTNRVARLVVGVHDLKLKKYPSAQSNINQSIRGPITDLVATLLSGWAAYGAGDAKGAVASIDKLAGPEWYPLFKDLHAGLILELSGKEKDAGTRFERAYKLDDSMLRVTEAYGRWLSRNKDAASATAVYEAFDKKLARHPLILEGLRETKAGKKMPPLVDSAQAGAAEALYGIGATLTRRGGEDLALVYLQLALYLQPTHPLALLSLADLYESVKRPQMAIKVYERVPSSSPLKRNAQIQLAVDLDSADRTDEAIKILKSVVSEDPKDLEAIMALGNLERGRKKFGDCGATYSQGIDVLPAGNDKANSVWYYYRGICEERSKEWGKAEADMKKALELQPDQPHVLNYLGYSWIDQGVNLDEGMKMIKRAVEQRPDDGYIVDSLGWAYYRIGNYEEAVKNLERAIDLKPEDPTINDHLGDAYWRVGRTLEAKFQWAHARDLKPEPDELPKIEAKISNGLTEDTPNSSAAQAEKKKDDGKGG from the coding sequence ATGTTTTCAAATCGTTTTAACCGCTGGACTGTTGCCGCCATCGCCCTCATGGGCACAGCGCTCGCGACGGTCCCCGGCGGGGTCCGGGCGCAGACGCCGGATCATCCGGCCGACACGGCGGCGCAGTTTCCGACCCGAAACGATCTGAAGGCGCTGACCACGTCCGGCAGCTATCTCGCCGCGCGCCACGCCAGCGTCGAGCGCGATGCGGCCTCCGCCGCGGCCTTCTATCGCTCCGCGCTGCGCAGCGATCCCAAGAACAACGAGCTGCTCGACCGTGCCTTCATCTCCTCGGTCGCGGACGGCGATATCGATGAAGCGGTCAAGCTCGCCGAGCGTATCCTGACCATCGACAAGACCAACCGCGTCGCGCGCCTCGTGGTCGGCGTGCACGACCTCAAGCTCAAGAAATATCCGAGCGCGCAGAGCAACATCAACCAGTCGATTCGCGGCCCGATCACCGATCTGGTCGCGACCCTATTGTCCGGCTGGGCCGCTTACGGCGCCGGCGACGCCAAGGGCGCTGTCGCCAGCATCGACAAGCTGGCGGGACCGGAATGGTATCCGCTGTTCAAGGATCTGCATGCCGGCCTGATCCTCGAGCTCTCCGGCAAGGAGAAGGACGCAGGTACGCGTTTCGAGCGCGCCTACAAGCTCGACGATTCCATGCTGCGCGTCACCGAGGCCTATGGCCGGTGGTTGTCACGCAACAAGGACGCGGCTTCCGCGACCGCGGTCTACGAGGCTTTCGACAAAAAGCTCGCCCGCCATCCGCTGATCCTGGAAGGCCTGCGGGAGACCAAGGCCGGCAAGAAGATGCCGCCGCTGGTCGATTCCGCGCAGGCCGGCGCGGCCGAGGCGCTCTATGGCATCGGCGCCACGCTGACCCGCCGCGGGGGCGAGGATCTTGCGCTGGTCTATCTCCAGCTCGCGCTCTATCTCCAGCCCACGCATCCGCTGGCGCTGCTCTCGCTCGCCGACCTCTACGAATCGGTGAAGCGGCCGCAGATGGCGATCAAGGTCTATGAGCGCGTGCCGTCGTCGTCGCCCTTGAAGCGCAACGCACAGATCCAGCTCGCGGTCGATCTGGATTCCGCCGACCGCACCGACGAGGCGATCAAGATCCTCAAGAGCGTCGTGAGCGAAGACCCCAAGGATCTCGAAGCCATCATGGCGCTCGGTAATCTCGAGCGCGGCCGCAAGAAGTTCGGCGACTGCGGTGCGACCTATTCGCAAGGGATCGACGTGCTGCCGGCCGGAAACGACAAGGCGAACAGCGTCTGGTACTATTATCGCGGCATTTGCGAGGAGCGCTCCAAAGAGTGGGGCAAGGCCGAAGCCGACATGAAGAAGGCGCTCGAGCTCCAGCCCGACCAGCCGCATGTCCTCAACTATCTCGGCTATTCCTGGATCGACCAGGGCGTGAATCTCGACGAAGGCATGAAGATGATCAAGCGTGCCGTCGAGCAGCGTCCGGACGACGGTTACATCGTCGACTCCCTCGGCTGGGCCTATTACCGCATCGGCAATTACGAGGAGGCGGTGAAGAACCTCGAGCGCGCCATCGACCTCAAGCCCGAGGATCCCACCATCAACGATCATCTCGGCGACGCTTATTGGCGCGTCGGCCGCACGCTGGAAGCAAAATTCCAGTGGGCGCACGCCCGCGACCTCAAGCCCGAGCCGGACGAGCTGCCGAAGATCGAGGCCAAGATCTCCAATGGTTTGACGGAGGACACTCCAAACTCTTCGGCCGCGCAGGCAGAGAAGAAGAAGGACGACGGCAAGGGCGGCTGA
- a CDS encoding electron transfer flavoprotein-ubiquinone oxidoreductase, translating to MSIEELPPRESMEFDVVIVGAGPSGLAAAIRLKQLNADLNVVVVEKGSEVGAHILSGAVIDPAGLDKLIPDWREDSDCPLKTQVKDDRFYWMTAGGAIRLPNFIMPPLMDNHHCYIGSLGNVCRWLARRAEALGVEIYPGFAAAEVLYDEQGAVKGIATGDMGIGKDGKPKDSFTRGMELLGKYTLFAEGARGSLTKQLIAKFALDSNSEPSKFGIGLKEVWQIDPAKHQKGMIQHSFGWPLDLKTGGGSFLYHYDDNLVAVGFVVHLNYDDPYLSPFDEFQRFKTHPAIRGTFEGAKRLAYGARAITEGGYQSVPKLSFPGGALIGCAAGFVNVPRIKGVHNAMGTGMLAAEHVAAAVAANRANDEIVDYENAWRSSSVGRDLFLVRNVKPLWSKFGTVIGVALGGFDMWCNTLFGGSMFGTQSHAKPDRATLDPAKQHAPKNYPKPDGKITFDKLSSVFLSNTNHEEDQPVHLKVADMNLQKMSEHDVFAGPSNRYCPAGVYEWVEESAGPRFQINAQNCVHCKTCDVKDPNGNITWVPPEGGGGPNYEAM from the coding sequence ATGAGCATCGAAGAACTTCCCCCGCGCGAATCCATGGAATTCGACGTCGTCATCGTCGGCGCCGGCCCCTCGGGCCTGGCGGCCGCGATCCGGCTGAAGCAGCTCAATGCCGATCTCAACGTCGTCGTGGTGGAGAAGGGCTCCGAGGTCGGCGCGCACATTCTCTCCGGCGCCGTGATCGATCCGGCCGGGCTGGACAAGTTGATCCCCGACTGGCGCGAGGATTCCGACTGCCCGCTGAAGACGCAGGTCAAGGATGACCGCTTCTACTGGATGACGGCTGGCGGCGCGATCAGGCTGCCGAATTTCATCATGCCGCCGCTGATGGACAACCATCACTGCTATATCGGATCGCTCGGCAATGTCTGCCGCTGGCTGGCGCGCAGGGCCGAGGCGCTCGGCGTCGAGATCTATCCGGGCTTTGCCGCGGCCGAAGTGCTCTATGACGAGCAGGGCGCGGTGAAGGGCATCGCCACCGGCGACATGGGCATCGGCAAGGATGGCAAGCCAAAGGACTCCTTTACCCGTGGCATGGAATTGCTCGGCAAGTACACGCTGTTCGCCGAAGGCGCGCGCGGCAGCCTGACCAAACAGCTGATCGCGAAGTTCGCGCTGGACTCCAACAGCGAGCCGTCGAAGTTCGGCATCGGCTTGAAGGAAGTCTGGCAGATCGACCCCGCCAAGCACCAGAAGGGCATGATCCAGCATTCCTTCGGCTGGCCGCTCGACCTGAAGACCGGCGGCGGCTCATTCCTCTATCACTACGACGACAATCTCGTTGCGGTCGGCTTCGTCGTGCATTTGAACTATGACGATCCGTATCTATCGCCGTTCGATGAGTTCCAACGCTTCAAGACCCATCCGGCGATCCGCGGCACCTTCGAGGGCGCCAAGCGGCTCGCTTACGGCGCCCGCGCCATCACGGAAGGCGGCTACCAGTCGGTGCCGAAGCTGAGTTTCCCAGGCGGCGCGCTGATCGGCTGCGCGGCCGGTTTCGTCAACGTCCCCCGCATCAAGGGCGTGCACAATGCGATGGGCACCGGCATGCTTGCCGCCGAACATGTCGCGGCCGCCGTCGCTGCCAATCGCGCCAATGACGAGATCGTCGATTACGAGAACGCCTGGCGCTCGTCGTCCGTGGGCCGGGACCTCTTCCTGGTCCGCAACGTCAAGCCGCTGTGGTCGAAGTTCGGCACCGTGATCGGTGTTGCGCTCGGCGGCTTCGACATGTGGTGCAACACGCTGTTCGGCGGCTCGATGTTCGGCACCCAGTCGCATGCGAAGCCCGACCGCGCGACGCTCGATCCGGCGAAACAGCACGCGCCCAAGAATTACCCGAAGCCGGACGGCAAGATCACCTTCGACAAGCTGTCGTCAGTATTCCTGTCCAATACCAATCATGAGGAGGACCAGCCGGTCCATCTCAAGGTGGCCGACATGAATCTGCAGAAAATGTCCGAGCATGATGTCTTTGCCGGTCCATCGAATCGCTATTGCCCGGCCGGCGTCTATGAATGGGTCGAGGAGAGTGCGGGCCCGCGCTTCCAGATCAACGCCCAGAACTGCGTTCATTGCAAAACCTGCGACGTCAAGGATCCCAACGGCAACATCACCTGGGTTCCGCCGGAGGGCGGCGGCGGCCCGAACTACGAGGCGATGTAA
- a CDS encoding uracil-DNA glycosylase family protein, with the protein MIPEPAPTVRELLAFYLEAGVDCALAEEPVDRLAEMDAPPPAPRATPPIEAPRPVTAPAVMRGEAAPAPEIAIASARDAARTAPTLEALRELMQNFEGCALKHTATRLVFADGNPQARIMFVGEAPGRDEDIEGLPFVGRSGKLLDLMIGAIGLNRTSAYIANVIPWRPPGNRTPTPQETQICLPFIQRQIELVNPDVLVTLGNPATQTLLSTREGIMRTRGRWFDYETGARTIRALPTFHPAYLLRSPSYKRLAWQDLRAIAKVLAGA; encoded by the coding sequence ATGATCCCCGAACCCGCACCCACCGTCCGAGAGCTGCTCGCCTTCTATCTGGAGGCCGGTGTCGACTGCGCGCTCGCAGAAGAGCCGGTAGACCGCCTGGCGGAAATGGATGCTCCGCCTCCGGCCCCGCGTGCGACACCTCCGATCGAGGCCCCGCGGCCTGTCACCGCGCCCGCCGTGATGCGGGGCGAGGCCGCTCCCGCACCCGAGATCGCCATCGCCTCCGCACGCGATGCCGCGCGCACCGCGCCGACGCTGGAGGCGTTGCGCGAGCTGATGCAGAATTTCGAGGGCTGCGCGCTGAAGCACACCGCGACTCGGCTGGTGTTCGCCGATGGCAATCCGCAGGCCCGCATCATGTTCGTCGGCGAGGCGCCGGGCCGCGACGAGGACATCGAAGGACTGCCGTTTGTGGGGCGCAGCGGCAAGCTGCTCGATTTGATGATAGGAGCCATCGGCCTCAACCGCACCAGCGCCTATATCGCCAATGTGATTCCGTGGCGGCCGCCCGGCAATCGCACGCCGACGCCGCAGGAGACGCAGATCTGCCTGCCCTTCATTCAACGCCAGATCGAACTGGTGAATCCCGACGTGCTGGTCACACTCGGCAATCCCGCGACGCAGACGCTGCTCTCGACCCGCGAAGGCATCATGCGCACTCGCGGCCGCTGGTTTGATTACGAGACCGGCGCGCGCACGATCCGGGCACTGCCGACGTTCCACCCGGCCTATCTCTTGCGCTCGCCATCCTACAAGCGGCTGGCCTGGCAGGATCTGCGGGCGATCGCGAAGGTGCTGGCGGGCGCGTGA
- a CDS encoding glycosyltransferase family 39 protein, giving the protein MRFTSLVIELIRARPRLIVWIAVLLQAAMWLLVALMFYRSPPGNLATLLAFGREYQVGTDLGPPLPLWLADIAYRAAGGHMLGVYVLAELCEIATFVALYHLARAVVGTQHAVLAVLLTMTALAFSSPALDFGPLILARPLWTLLLLHSWQIIGQRRGNAWFAWSIEAGLLLLTTPAAIFLLMLLVIFAFSTARGRKTLRALDPLFALIVVAVLALPYAVWLMRAETLVLPALPQISDLNARALHAAWLFGGLVLGTAAIPVLTFLNTGLFAGKSEEAPIIYRPPVEPLARNFVYFFALAPVIGAVLISGLLGLEAVVAGAGVVLVMSGLAVVVAAGDLIAMRRARMLRTVWAAAIVAPAAGVALAVLFLPWSGTGEIATSMPARAISDFFDDSFARRTNHRLRAVAGETQLASLITLHSGRPHLFIDAEPTRTPWMTPARFAETGGVVVWRASDTAGTPPPDILKRFPDIVPEVPRAFEWLVTGRQQLLRIGWAIVRPKGT; this is encoded by the coding sequence ATGCGGTTTACCTCCCTGGTCATCGAGCTCATTCGCGCCCGGCCGCGGCTGATCGTATGGATCGCCGTGCTGTTGCAGGCCGCGATGTGGCTGCTGGTGGCGCTGATGTTCTACCGCAGCCCGCCCGGCAACCTGGCGACGCTGCTGGCCTTTGGCCGCGAATACCAGGTCGGCACCGATCTTGGCCCGCCGCTGCCGCTCTGGCTCGCCGACATCGCCTATCGCGCCGCCGGCGGCCACATGTTGGGCGTCTATGTCCTGGCCGAACTGTGCGAGATCGCGACCTTCGTCGCGCTTTACCATCTCGCGCGCGCCGTGGTCGGCACCCAGCATGCGGTGCTCGCCGTGCTGCTGACCATGACTGCGCTGGCCTTCTCCTCGCCCGCGCTCGACTTCGGCCCCTTGATACTGGCGCGGCCGCTCTGGACGCTGCTGCTGTTGCATTCCTGGCAGATCATCGGCCAGCGTCGCGGCAACGCCTGGTTCGCCTGGTCGATCGAGGCAGGCTTGTTGCTGCTGACCACGCCCGCCGCGATCTTCCTGCTCATGCTGCTCGTGATCTTTGCGTTCTCGACTGCGCGTGGCCGCAAGACGCTGCGCGCGCTCGATCCGCTGTTTGCGCTGATCGTGGTCGCCGTGCTGGCGCTGCCCTATGCGGTCTGGTTGATGCGTGCGGAGACGCTTGTCCTGCCGGCCTTGCCGCAAATCTCGGACCTGAACGCCCGCGCGCTGCACGCGGCCTGGCTGTTCGGCGGGCTCGTGCTCGGCACGGCGGCGATCCCGGTGCTGACGTTCCTCAACACCGGCCTGTTCGCCGGCAAGAGCGAGGAAGCGCCCATCATCTACCGGCCGCCGGTTGAGCCACTCGCGCGCAACTTCGTCTATTTCTTTGCGCTCGCCCCGGTGATCGGCGCGGTCCTGATCTCCGGCCTGCTCGGGCTCGAGGCTGTCGTCGCTGGTGCCGGGGTCGTGCTGGTGATGTCCGGCCTCGCCGTGGTCGTGGCGGCCGGCGATCTCATCGCGATGCGCCGTGCCCGGATGTTGCGCACGGTGTGGGCCGCCGCAATCGTCGCCCCCGCCGCCGGCGTCGCGCTGGCGGTGCTGTTTCTGCCCTGGAGCGGCACCGGCGAGATCGCGACCTCGATGCCGGCGCGCGCGATCTCGGACTTCTTCGACGACAGCTTTGCCCGCCGCACCAATCACCGCCTCCGCGCGGTCGCCGGCGAGACGCAGCTTGCCAGCTTGATCACGTTGCATTCCGGCCGGCCGCATCTCTTCATCGATGCCGAGCCCACGCGCACGCCGTGGATGACGCCCGCGCGCTTCGCCGAGACTGGCGGCGTGGTGGTCTGGCGCGCCTCCGACACTGCCGGCACCCCGCCGCCCGATATCCTCAAGCGTTTTCCGGACATCGTGCCGGAAGTGCCGCGCGCCTTCGAATGGCTGGTGACCGGACGCCAGCAGCTCCTGCGCATCGGCTGGGCCATTGTGCGGCCGAAGGGGACATAG
- a CDS encoding ribonuclease HII produces the protein MIRDKSVSKPAKKVAPQKPEKASIGNAEPGKGAAKKSVIAVASPSFRRERALIKRGIWPVAGCDEAGRGPLAGPVVAAAVILDPDRIPRGIDDSKRLTAEEREKLFDKICATAQVSVAVASRSRIDRDNILRASLWALKRAVVALPEPPRHVFVDGRDRLDTTCDCEAVIGGDGIVLSIAAASIIAKVTRDRLMCALAQDCPGYGFEQHKGYAVPEHLDALDRLGPTVHHRSFFAPVVAARAKHMPWTVEPVQDLFAVAEAEMQVEAAIEIDASASL, from the coding sequence ATGATTCGGGACAAGTCCGTCAGCAAGCCGGCCAAGAAGGTCGCGCCTCAAAAGCCTGAGAAGGCTTCGATCGGGAATGCCGAGCCGGGCAAGGGTGCGGCCAAGAAAAGCGTCATCGCGGTTGCTTCGCCGAGCTTCCGCCGCGAGCGCGCGCTGATCAAGCGCGGCATCTGGCCGGTCGCCGGCTGCGACGAGGCCGGCCGCGGCCCGCTCGCCGGTCCCGTGGTGGCGGCTGCGGTAATTCTCGATCCCGACCGCATTCCGCGCGGCATCGACGATTCCAAGCGCCTGACCGCGGAGGAACGTGAAAAACTGTTCGACAAGATCTGCGCGACGGCGCAGGTCTCCGTCGCGGTCGCCTCGCGCTCCCGCATCGACCGCGACAATATCCTGCGCGCCTCGCTCTGGGCCTTGAAGCGCGCGGTGGTGGCGCTGCCCGAGCCGCCACGCCACGTGTTTGTCGATGGTCGCGACCGTCTGGATACCACCTGCGACTGTGAGGCCGTGATCGGCGGCGACGGCATCGTCCTGTCGATCGCGGCAGCTTCTATCATCGCAAAGGTGACGCGCGACCGGCTGATGTGCGCGCTGGCGCAGGACTGCCCGGGCTACGGCTTCGAGCAGCACAAGGGCTATGCCGTTCCGGAGCATCTCGATGCCCTCGACCGCCTCGGGCCCACCGTGCACCACCGCAGCTTCTTCGCCCCCGTCGTCGCCGCCCGCGCCAAGCACATGCCCTGGACGGTCGAGCCGGTGCAGGACTTGTTTGCTGTCGCCGAGGCCGAGATGCAGGTGGAAGCGGCCATCGAAATCGATGCGTCCGCCAGCCTCTAG